A window of the Streptomyces sp. NBC_01351 genome harbors these coding sequences:
- the rplD gene encoding 50S ribosomal protein L4 translates to MSTIDILSPAGDKAGTVELPAEIFDAKTSVPLIHQVVVAQLAAARQGTHKTKRRGEVRGGGRKPYRQKGTGRARQGSTRAPQFVGGGVVHGPQPRDYSQRTPKKMKAAALRGALSDRARHSRIHVVTGVVEGAASTKAAKTLFGKISERKNLLLVVERADEAAWLSARNLPQVHILEPGQLNTYDVIVSDDVVFTQAAFESFVSGPKADETEGSDA, encoded by the coding sequence ATGAGCACCATTGACATCCTTTCGCCGGCAGGCGACAAGGCCGGTACCGTCGAGCTCCCCGCGGAGATCTTCGACGCGAAGACCAGCGTTCCGCTGATCCACCAGGTCGTTGTCGCCCAGCTGGCAGCTGCCCGTCAGGGCACGCACAAGACCAAGCGTCGTGGCGAAGTCCGTGGTGGTGGCCGCAAGCCGTACCGCCAGAAGGGCACCGGCCGCGCTCGCCAGGGTTCCACCCGCGCTCCGCAGTTCGTCGGCGGTGGCGTCGTCCACGGCCCGCAGCCGCGTGACTACTCCCAGCGGACCCCGAAGAAGATGAAGGCCGCCGCCCTCCGCGGTGCCCTCTCGGACCGTGCGCGTCACTCCCGCATCCACGTCGTCACCGGCGTGGTCGAGGGTGCCGCCTCCACGAAGGCCGCCAAGACGCTGTTCGGCAAGATCTCGGAGCGCAAGAACCTGCTCCTGGTCGTCGAGCGTGCCGACGAGGCCGCGTGGCTGTCCGCCCGCAACCTGCCCCAGGTTCACATCCTGGAGCCGGGCCAGCTGAACACGTACGACGTGATCGTCTCTGACGACGTGGTCTTCACTCAGGC